One window from the genome of Candidatus Chlorohelix allophototropha encodes:
- a CDS encoding acyltransferase family protein, whose protein sequence is MVIDFNNVDQSAEQLIALSGDSFFSVEKNPNLGNFHWTKPEFSLNYQYLASGDYLLSLWLVPPERAKPEPLTIKVNNQPLTTLTPEVAGKYEVIIPAANIKDNSLNIQFQITPLVVKGDQRDQLGLVLTRFELERLSSNFNLPPRTLLISIGFLELFWFLVIIGFYPQLWRWQFWLANLIAFILSVLLLLFQFNTQPLSLQVNLNNIPDDFGRLLIIEYSLLLCVWLANMLLKWLGRRKEQRVTIENQSIISSLSGLRYIAALLVFFYHLPVNNDIAPELYHIVRSGYIGVSLFYVLSGFILCYNYFPTLGKRLKGNLWNFWLARFARVYPMYLLTLLLSQLLKNSLQQVDPWVSLAHLLALQSYIPDSALVLYVYNGPSWSVSVELFFYALFPLLLYLTVKYLRTAAQLILFAALIWVTQIVWITLSADWSSNFKDFIFYRFGPGRLCEFLIGILIGRLFLLCRDKPIGKWEQRLVSVVVFAGVIGTIYIMSLEKTVLTAYRYGIIYAPAFAILIFWLARYKTRTRSFLSAPSLVLLGEASYSFYLLQDLVIRALTNDYRNSAEGIWNYLLLGGLIIANSSVSILAFRWYETPVRIWLRNRFKR, encoded by the coding sequence TTGGTTATTGATTTTAATAACGTTGACCAATCAGCCGAGCAATTAATTGCACTAAGTGGCGATAGTTTCTTTTCAGTTGAGAAAAATCCTAACCTTGGCAATTTTCACTGGACAAAACCTGAGTTCAGCCTGAATTATCAATATCTTGCTAGTGGCGATTACTTATTAAGCTTATGGCTAGTGCCACCAGAACGAGCTAAGCCGGAACCTTTGACAATCAAAGTAAACAATCAGCCCTTAACGACTCTAACTCCAGAAGTAGCAGGCAAATATGAAGTAATCATCCCGGCAGCTAATATCAAGGATAATAGCCTCAACATTCAATTTCAGATAACGCCTCTGGTAGTTAAAGGAGACCAGCGAGATCAACTAGGACTTGTTCTGACCCGTTTTGAACTGGAAAGGCTCTCTAGTAATTTCAACCTTCCGCCTAGAACCTTATTAATTTCGATAGGGTTTCTAGAACTTTTCTGGTTTCTGGTAATTATCGGCTTTTACCCACAGCTTTGGCGTTGGCAATTCTGGCTGGCAAATCTAATTGCCTTTATTCTTAGCGTGTTGCTATTACTTTTCCAGTTCAACACACAGCCTTTAAGCCTGCAAGTAAATCTGAACAATATACCGGATGACTTTGGTCGATTACTAATAATTGAATATTCTTTGCTGCTTTGCGTTTGGCTTGCCAATATGCTTTTGAAGTGGCTTGGGCGTAGAAAAGAGCAAAGAGTAACAATCGAAAACCAGAGCATAATTTCGTCCCTGTCAGGTTTGCGCTATATAGCGGCGTTGCTGGTGTTTTTCTATCACCTTCCGGTGAATAATGACATTGCACCTGAGCTTTACCATATCGTACGCAGTGGCTATATAGGGGTAAGCCTCTTTTATGTTCTCAGCGGTTTTATATTGTGCTACAACTACTTTCCTACGCTTGGGAAACGGCTGAAGGGGAATCTTTGGAATTTCTGGCTGGCGCGATTTGCCAGAGTTTATCCAATGTATTTACTTACTCTTTTATTAAGCCAGTTATTAAAAAACAGCTTGCAACAAGTTGACCCATGGGTATCACTAGCTCATCTGCTGGCGCTACAATCATATATTCCCGATAGTGCGCTGGTGCTTTATGTTTATAATGGTCCTTCTTGGAGTGTTAGTGTAGAGCTTTTCTTCTATGCTTTGTTCCCACTTTTATTATATCTAACAGTAAAATATTTACGCACAGCCGCACAGCTTATTCTTTTCGCTGCACTCATCTGGGTCACCCAAATAGTTTGGATAACTCTTTCGGCAGATTGGAGCAGTAATTTCAAGGATTTTATTTTCTATCGCTTTGGTCCGGGTAGGCTTTGTGAATTTCTAATCGGAATACTTATTGGTCGTCTTTTCTTACTATGCCGTGATAAGCCGATAGGAAAGTGGGAACAACGCCTAGTTTCAGTGGTGGTTTTTGCCGGAGTTATCGGCACAATTTATATAATGTCACTGGAAAAGACCGTATTAACCGCCTATCGCTATGGGATAATTTACGCCCCGGCATTTGCGATATTGATTTTCTGGCTGGCGAGATATAAAACACGTACTCGAAGCTTCCTTTCCGCACCTTCCCTAGTTTTGCTTGGAGAAGCAAGCTATAGCTTTTATTTATTGCAGGATTTAGTAATTCGCGCGCTTACCAATGACTACCGCAACTCGGCAGAAGGCATCTGGAACTATCTGCTCTTGGGAGGTTTAATTATTGCCAACAGTTCTGTCTCAATACTGGCTTTTCGCTGGTACGAAACGCCTGTGCGAATATGGCTTAGAAACAGATTTAAAAGGTGA
- a CDS encoding ABC transporter ATP-binding protein: MPPLLEVKNLKTYFTTRDGLVKAVDDVSFTIDKGETLGVVGESGSGKSVTALSILRLIPNPPGRIAGGEILFEGRDLLKLSDREIRKVRGKDIAMIFQDPMTSLNPVLTVGRQLSEPLITHLGLTKEQARKESIDLLKMVGIPNADERIRSYPHHFSGGMRQRVMIAMALACRPKLVIADEPTTALDVTIQAQILELLNNLKEEFGTAVMIITHAMGVVAGMSNRIHVMYGGHIVETATAEELFDNPRMPYTMGLLKSIPRLDESRKDKLHPIKGSPPDLLDLGIGCPFLPRCEYSLEVCGKQLPELRKVDTINKLGIYTPGNTNSKLEVAEGEDYEQHLIACHAEVKMGDAVRVEATAS, from the coding sequence ATGCCCCCACTACTTGAGGTGAAAAATCTAAAAACCTACTTTACTACTCGTGATGGATTGGTAAAAGCGGTTGATGATGTTTCATTTACGATAGATAAAGGTGAAACGTTGGGTGTGGTGGGTGAGAGTGGCTCAGGCAAAAGTGTTACCGCTTTATCTATCCTGCGCCTCATACCTAACCCACCCGGTAGGATTGCCGGTGGTGAGATCTTATTTGAAGGGCGAGATCTCTTGAAGCTTTCCGATAGAGAAATTCGGAAAGTGCGGGGTAAGGATATTGCGATGATATTCCAAGACCCTATGACCAGCCTTAACCCTGTATTGACAGTTGGACGGCAGTTGAGCGAACCCCTCATAACGCACCTCGGACTTACCAAAGAACAAGCGCGCAAAGAAAGTATTGATCTTCTCAAGATGGTGGGTATCCCAAATGCGGATGAGCGCATAAGAAGCTATCCACACCATTTTTCCGGCGGTATGCGCCAGCGTGTGATGATCGCTATGGCGTTGGCTTGTCGCCCTAAATTGGTAATAGCCGATGAGCCAACCACCGCACTGGATGTTACTATTCAGGCACAAATTCTTGAGCTACTGAACAATTTAAAAGAAGAATTCGGCACAGCAGTGATGATTATTACCCATGCGATGGGTGTTGTAGCTGGTATGTCCAACCGCATCCATGTTATGTACGGTGGTCATATTGTAGAAACTGCCACAGCCGAAGAACTGTTTGATAACCCTCGAATGCCCTATACTATGGGATTGCTCAAATCTATACCCCGGCTGGATGAATCCAGAAAAGATAAATTGCATCCGATCAAGGGTTCGCCCCCCGATTTGTTGGATTTGGGTATCGGTTGCCCCTTCTTGCCGCGCTGCGAATACTCGCTGGAGGTTTGTGGAAAGCAATTGCCGGAATTACGCAAAGTCGATACTATAAACAAGTTGGGTATCTATACCCCCGGAAATACTAACAGCAAGTTGGAAGTAGCTGAAGGCGAAGATTACGAGCAGCATTTGATTGCTTGCCATGCGGAAGTGAAAATGGGTGATGCAGTAAGGGTGGAAGCCACCGCATCCTAG
- a CDS encoding ABC transporter permease, whose protein sequence is MRRFIIRRLLQSVLLLWAVMSLTWLLVATAPGGPELILAQNPKITAEQRANIRESYGLNKPLYEQYFIWMGRVATLDFGRSYTNPRPAMQVIGERIWPTMQLGFFSYVIGMLGIPLGVYAAKHRGKMSDNLIRVITVVGSCMPVWFLSLMFILIAANTIRWFPQGEGKDSVGAWFLHLMIPSALLSVGFLISFTRFVRSETLEVLNQDYVRTANAKGLEAKKVDRWHVFRNSLVPVVTLLGYFLPSLFSGAIITETIFNWPGMGRLFYQATTGRDMPVMLGITFIASVATIIGIFLADLGYGLVDPRVRYE, encoded by the coding sequence ATGCGCCGATTTATAATCCGAAGACTTCTCCAATCAGTTTTGTTACTCTGGGCAGTTATGAGCCTGACTTGGCTATTAGTGGCAACTGCGCCCGGTGGTCCTGAGTTAATTTTGGCTCAGAACCCAAAAATCACGGCAGAACAACGTGCCAATATCCGAGAATCTTATGGTTTAAATAAACCCCTGTATGAGCAATACTTTATCTGGATGGGGCGGGTTGCCACGCTGGATTTCGGCAGGTCTTATACCAACCCCAGACCGGCTATGCAGGTAATCGGTGAGCGCATTTGGCCTACCATGCAACTGGGCTTTTTCAGCTATGTAATCGGTATGCTAGGTATTCCTTTGGGCGTTTATGCCGCCAAGCATCGTGGTAAAATGAGTGATAATTTAATTAGAGTCATCACTGTGGTTGGAAGTTGTATGCCGGTGTGGTTTCTCTCACTAATGTTCATCCTAATTGCGGCTAATACTATTCGCTGGTTCCCGCAGGGTGAAGGTAAAGATAGTGTAGGGGCTTGGTTCCTCCATCTGATGATTCCGTCTGCCTTGCTTTCCGTTGGATTTTTGATTAGCTTCACGCGCTTTGTGCGCTCGGAAACGCTGGAGGTACTAAACCAAGATTACGTCCGAACCGCTAACGCCAAAGGTCTGGAAGCCAAGAAAGTTGACCGCTGGCACGTGTTCCGCAACTCTTTGGTGCCAGTAGTAACTTTATTGGGGTATTTCTTGCCCAGTCTTTTCAGCGGCGCAATTATTACCGAAACGATTTTTAACTGGCCCGGAATGGGGCGTTTATTTTATCAAGCTACGACCGGACGCGATATGCCTGTTATGTTGGGTATAACCTTTATTGCCAGTGTTGCAACTATTATAGGTATATTCCTAGCCGATTTAGGCTATGGTCTGGTTGATCCGCGCGTTAGGTATGAATAA
- a CDS encoding ABC transporter ATP-binding protein yields the protein MEDKNKDNSNKSLNIEAKAVKSKADGSADAGSVPPNSDILLSIRNLKVHFPITRGIIFQHKVGAVRAVDGVSFDVKRGETLGLVGESGCGKSTTGRAILRLNNPTSGQMYFNGEDITLIKGKNLKQMRRNMTMIFQDPYASLNPRMTVSNIISEPLIIHGLASGKARQERVEQLLEQVGLSKYFTNRYPHEFSGGQRQRIGIARALAANPSFIVADEPVSALDVSIQAQIVNLMEDLQAKYGLTYLIVAHDLSVVRHISDRVAVMYLGKIVELSDRDELYYRPSHPYTVALLSAVPIPDPKIEKKRHRIILTGDVPSPVNPPDGCRFHTRCPLAQKICREVEPEFHDIGGGHFSACHFAEDVASGAVKVTSAKL from the coding sequence ATGGAAGACAAAAATAAAGATAACAGTAACAAGTCACTAAATATTGAGGCTAAAGCGGTGAAGTCAAAAGCCGATGGTAGCGCTGATGCCGGAAGTGTTCCACCCAATTCAGATATTTTATTGAGTATTAGAAATCTGAAAGTTCACTTTCCAATCACGCGGGGTATTATTTTCCAGCATAAAGTTGGAGCAGTTCGCGCTGTCGATGGTGTTAGTTTTGACGTGAAGCGCGGCGAAACGCTTGGCTTGGTGGGTGAATCGGGTTGCGGAAAAAGCACTACCGGGCGCGCAATTTTGCGTTTAAATAATCCTACCAGTGGTCAAATGTATTTTAACGGTGAGGATATTACCCTTATCAAAGGTAAAAATCTCAAGCAAATGCGCCGCAATATGACCATGATTTTTCAAGACCCTTACGCTTCACTTAACCCCCGCATGACTGTATCCAATATTATCAGTGAGCCGCTGATCATACATGGGCTGGCAAGCGGTAAAGCCCGTCAGGAAAGAGTCGAGCAACTCTTGGAACAGGTGGGTCTTAGCAAATATTTTACCAACCGTTACCCGCACGAGTTTAGCGGTGGGCAACGCCAGCGCATTGGTATTGCACGTGCGCTTGCTGCCAACCCAAGCTTTATTGTGGCAGATGAGCCGGTTTCGGCGCTGGATGTTTCAATTCAGGCGCAAATTGTGAACTTGATGGAAGATTTACAAGCCAAATACGGCTTGACCTATCTGATTGTGGCGCACGACCTTTCGGTAGTGCGGCATATTAGCGACCGGGTAGCAGTAATGTATCTGGGCAAGATAGTTGAATTGTCAGACCGCGATGAATTATATTATCGCCCTTCCCACCCTTACACCGTCGCACTTTTGTCGGCTGTGCCAATTCCTGACCCTAAGATAGAGAAGAAGCGACATCGGATTATTCTGACCGGAGATGTACCAAGCCCGGTAAATCCCCCAGATGGTTGCCGTTTCCATACGCGCTGCCCGCTGGCTCAAAAGATATGTAGAGAGGTAGAACCGGAGTTTCACGACATCGGTGGCGGTCACTTTTCTGCTTGTCATTTTGCAGAAGATGTAGCCAGTGGCGCTGTCAAGGTCACTTCGGCTAAACTTTAA
- a CDS encoding globin gives MYMEEQQTTIYEHLGGDELFKKLVDAFYARVEKDPLLRPIFPEDLEPGKKWQFLFITQYFGGPSRYIIERGHPRLRMRHMTFLIDEKIRDAWVNHMLAALEEVGIPEPFKSEMRQYFEETGTSMINLDYHQFHQK, from the coding sequence ATGTATATGGAAGAACAACAAACAACAATTTATGAACATTTAGGTGGAGACGAGCTTTTCAAAAAACTGGTGGATGCTTTCTACGCCAGAGTTGAAAAAGACCCATTACTGCGCCCAATTTTCCCTGAAGACCTTGAACCGGGCAAAAAGTGGCAATTTCTATTTATTACTCAATATTTCGGCGGACCTTCCCGCTATATAATAGAGCGTGGTCATCCTCGGCTACGTATGCGCCATATGACTTTCCTCATTGATGAGAAAATACGAGATGCATGGGTTAACCATATGCTTGCGGCTCTGGAAGAAGTAGGCATACCCGAACCTTTTAAATCAGAAATGCGCCAGTATTTTGAAGAAACCGGCACTTCTATGATTAACCTTGATTATCATCAATTCCACCAGAAATAA
- a CDS encoding ABC transporter substrate-binding protein has product MQKPKKLYVAVALFMVVTSLLAACGDNTATPVPATTAAATKAATTAAATTAAATTAAATTAAATTAAATTAAATTAAATTAAAGSDYVLSPVKQVTPPAASKGGNFSEIIMAELPSDVHPYPSAATNSDTSSEIGHFIWGGSLASFSYVDLKWHLEAAKDLKVSSDFKTFTWTLRSDLKWSDGSAITVDDYQFAYDNASKNDKANPDNDYVGIEDLQRTTSFKTDSATGTIIQTLDKLYPSSLALAYSTLVTPVPKKVWDGKTWYDPTKNPEMSKPTVTSGPYMVASFDPKAALVLKPNPNWYRGKANFDQFTIKPGSAQIVLEAVKTGQVDWAENIPPAQYAQAKADPSLDAQVDWPIVNSSYRYIEYNTKHTPMDDKAFRQAIVFALDKDNLRKVAENGLGTAVASWILPNDPFYNKSLNDYKYSLDTSKKLLADAGYKLDGGKLLGKDGKQISLTVIFPTSSNPRKLIATYLQQQLAQLGIDIKVDGKEFNAYLQQLTKTKDWDISLSAAGGGYPDPDSFRTSITSDSTQNNSGYSNKTVDDLFKQGIVEPDTAKRKVIYDQIQKILNDDVPISFLWTLPSPNAFAKKVTGYLPFSNSTYAWEDETSLPSSLRWYFQS; this is encoded by the coding sequence ATGCAGAAGCCCAAAAAGCTATATGTAGCCGTGGCTTTGTTCATGGTGGTAACCAGCCTGCTGGCAGCCTGCGGTGACAACACTGCTACTCCAGTACCCGCTACTACAGCTGCTGCCACCAAAGCTGCAACCACCGCTGCTGCCACTACTGCCGCTGCGACCACTGCCGCTGCCACTACTGCCGCTGCCACTACTGCCGCTGCTACTACTGCCGCCGCCACTACTGCCGCTGCTACTACTGCGGCTGCCGGTAGCGACTATGTTTTGAGTCCCGTAAAACAGGTAACTCCTCCGGCTGCCTCCAAGGGTGGCAATTTCTCTGAAATTATTATGGCTGAGTTGCCCTCTGATGTGCACCCCTATCCTAGCGCTGCCACCAACTCCGACACTTCGTCGGAAATTGGTCATTTTATCTGGGGCGGTTCACTGGCTTCTTTCAGCTACGTTGACCTGAAATGGCACCTTGAAGCTGCCAAGGACCTGAAAGTTAGTTCTGACTTCAAGACTTTCACTTGGACCCTGCGCAGTGACCTGAAATGGAGCGATGGCTCGGCTATCACTGTGGACGACTATCAGTTCGCTTATGATAATGCCAGCAAGAACGATAAAGCTAATCCGGATAATGACTATGTAGGTATTGAAGATCTGCAACGCACCACTTCTTTCAAAACCGATAGCGCCACCGGTACTATTATCCAGACATTGGATAAGCTTTACCCAAGTAGTCTAGCATTAGCATATTCTACTCTGGTGACTCCGGTTCCCAAGAAGGTGTGGGATGGCAAAACTTGGTACGACCCGACCAAAAACCCCGAAATGAGCAAACCGACCGTAACCTCCGGTCCTTATATGGTTGCAAGCTTCGATCCCAAGGCGGCGCTGGTTTTGAAACCAAACCCGAACTGGTATCGTGGCAAGGCAAACTTTGATCAATTTACTATAAAACCGGGTTCTGCTCAGATCGTGCTGGAAGCAGTCAAGACCGGGCAGGTTGATTGGGCGGAGAACATTCCCCCGGCGCAGTATGCTCAAGCAAAGGCTGACCCGAGCTTGGATGCTCAGGTGGACTGGCCGATTGTTAACAGCAGCTATCGCTACATTGAGTACAATACCAAGCATACCCCGATGGATGACAAAGCCTTCCGCCAAGCGATAGTTTTCGCGTTGGATAAGGACAACCTCCGCAAGGTTGCCGAGAATGGCTTGGGCACCGCCGTAGCAAGTTGGATTTTACCCAATGACCCGTTCTATAACAAGAGCCTAAACGACTACAAGTACAGCCTTGACACCTCCAAGAAGTTGCTGGCAGATGCCGGTTACAAACTGGATGGCGGCAAGTTGTTGGGTAAAGATGGCAAGCAGATTTCTCTGACCGTAATCTTCCCAACCAGCTCTAACCCTCGCAAATTGATTGCCACTTACCTGCAACAGCAGTTAGCGCAATTGGGTATTGATATCAAAGTTGACGGCAAGGAATTCAATGCCTATTTGCAGCAATTAACCAAGACCAAAGATTGGGATATTTCTCTATCCGCCGCTGGTGGTGGCTATCCTGACCCGGACTCGTTCCGCACTAGCATCACATCCGATTCTACTCAGAACAATTCCGGCTATTCCAACAAGACTGTGGATGATCTGTTCAAACAGGGTATTGTCGAACCCGACACTGCGAAGCGCAAGGTTATCTACGATCAGATTCAGAAAATCTTGAATGACGATGTACCGATCTCGTTCCTGTGGACTTTGCCTAGCCCGAATGCTTTTGCCAAGAAGGTAACCGGTTACTTACCCTTTAGCAATAGCACCTATGCGTGGGAAGATGAAACTTCTCTGCCCTCGTCATTGCGCTGGTACTTCCAGAGCTAA
- a CDS encoding RibD family protein: MRLILEGVFSHLNSSRYSEIEPKAIYSLPELAFPTEGVSFEYSAKSLKRPYIYFNMVSSVDGHATTGEDSAEGLGSEMDRTLMYKLRAAADAVLCGASTFRRDPFLPVVKDWLAEERASYFPVSPQPLGCVLTSDGNLPQDKKFWWAGRDSRVVFLGEGAKSLKWLEEKAQVFRIELDSEGKPDLAIMLDILYSQLGVKRLLVEGGPTLNYALLSHRFGDEFFLTTAPQLLGGGKLSIINGKETGFPAALKLDLLSIYRNQSELFLRYKIQYG, translated from the coding sequence ATGAGATTAATTTTGGAAGGTGTTTTTAGCCATTTAAATAGTAGCCGATATTCAGAAATCGAACCAAAAGCGATTTACTCTCTTCCTGAATTGGCTTTTCCCACTGAGGGGGTAAGCTTTGAATATTCTGCTAAAAGCTTGAAGCGCCCCTATATCTATTTCAACATGGTCAGCAGCGTAGATGGACATGCCACTACTGGAGAGGATAGCGCGGAGGGGCTTGGTTCGGAAATGGACAGAACCTTGATGTACAAATTGCGGGCGGCTGCAGATGCGGTTTTATGCGGCGCTTCCACTTTCCGGCGTGACCCTTTTCTGCCGGTGGTCAAGGATTGGCTGGCGGAAGAGCGCGCAAGCTACTTTCCAGTTTCGCCCCAACCGCTAGGCTGTGTGTTAACCAGTGATGGGAACTTGCCGCAGGATAAAAAATTCTGGTGGGCGGGGCGCGATTCGCGGGTGGTTTTTTTAGGAGAAGGGGCTAAGTCGCTAAAATGGCTAGAAGAAAAGGCGCAGGTTTTCAGGATAGAGTTGGATTCAGAAGGAAAGCCTGATCTGGCAATAATGCTAGATATTTTATATTCCCAACTAGGGGTTAAACGCTTGTTGGTAGAGGGCGGACCGACCTTGAATTATGCCTTGTTATCACATAGGTTTGGTGACGAGTTTTTCCTGACCACCGCTCCTCAATTGCTAGGAGGTGGTAAGCTATCTATCATTAATGGGAAAGAAACTGGCTTCCCGGCGGCTCTAAAACTGGATTTGCTCTCAATCTATCGCAACCAGAGCGAGTTATTTCTACGATATAAAATACAGTACGGCTAG